One genomic segment of Hevea brasiliensis isolate MT/VB/25A 57/8 chromosome 3, ASM3005281v1, whole genome shotgun sequence includes these proteins:
- the LOC110642482 gene encoding 60S ribosomal protein L27-3, translated as MVKFLKPNKAVIILQGRYAGRKAVIVKSFDDGTRDRAYGHCLVAGIKKYPSKVIKKDSAKKTAKKSRVKCFIKLVNYQHLMPTRYTLDVDLKDVVTVDALQSKEKKVGAAKETKARFEERFKTGKNRWFFTKLRF; from the coding sequence ATGGTTAAGTTTCTGAAGCCAAACAAGGCAGTGATCATCCTCCAAGGCCGCTATGCCGGTCGCAAGGCGGTGATCGTCAAGTCCTTCGATGACGGCACACGCGACCGCGCCTACGGCCACTGCTTGGTTGCAGGAATAAAGAAGTACCCAAGCAAGGTTATCAAAAAGGACTCTGCCAAGAAGACGGCCAAGAAGTCCCGCGTTAAGTGTTTCATCAAGCTCGTCAACTACCAGCACTTGATGCCCACCCGCTACACCCTCGACGTCGACCTCAAGGATGTGGTCACAGTCGACGCATTGCAGAGCAAGGAGAAGAAGGTTGGGGCTGCGAAGGAGACCAAGGCGAGGTTCGAGGAGAGGTTCAAGACTGGCAAGAATAGGTGGTTCTTTACCAAGCTCAGGTTTTGA